The DNA segment CAGGGCCTGGAACAACGCTTCATTGTCCTCCTTCGTCTTCAGCGAAGGATTCATCTGGACCAGCGTGCCCATGTTCAAATAGTCGTCCACGTTCAGGAACAAGTGATGCGGCGAGACTTCCGCCGTGATCACGTCGCCATGGTCCTCAAAGATGTCGACCGAGGCACCACTGCTGACGTGGCAGATATGCAAACGATGCTTGTATTCACGAGCCAACGCGCAGGCCTTTTTCACCGACGCAACTTCCGCTTCGACGCTGCGAATCCTGGTGTGGTCGATCACATTGCGTGTTCCGGCACATTCCAGTTTCATCTTTTCGATGATCGATTCGTCTTCGGCATGGACGGCGATCGGCAGCTTGGTTTCGGCGAAGATCGCTTCCAGCAAGCCAGGATCGGTCAAAGCCATGTCGCCGGTGCTGCTCCCCATGTAGATCTTAATCCCTGGGGTGCGGGTCGCCTTCTTCAGCTCGTCGATGTTGTGCAGGGTCGCACCAACAAAGAAACCGTAGTTGACGATGCTTTTGTTGGCCGCCAGGGTCAGCTTCTCTTCCAGCAGCTTTTGGGAAACGGTCGCTGGATTGGTGTTCGGCATTTCCAGAAAGGTGGTAATCCCACCCTTGGCACATGCCCGGCTACCACTGCGAAGGTCTTCTTTGCTGGTCAGGCCCGGATCTCGCATGTGAACGTGGGCGTCGATCACACCTGGCATAAGCGTCATGCCGTAGGCGTAAACCGTTTCGTCCACCTTCACCGATTCGGCCGGATCGATCTCGGCAATCTGAGCTCCGTCGATCAGGACGGAAGTCTTCTGAGGTCCATCCGGCAAAATCACCGTGGCATTCTTAATGAGCGTTTTCATTCAATATCCTGCGGTCGAAAACGATTGGCCCACGTCACAGTAGGGGGTGGCCGACCCGAAAGAAACCCGTCGGCGACGAACGTGGGATGCGAGATTCAACTAGCGAACCCTAGGTGTCGGGCGCATGAAAGAACCCCGAGTCTAGAGCGTAAACGCCTACTATAAGAAGTTTTGCCCCCTCATGAAAGCGGTCCGAATCGGCTGGTATCGGGCGAAATGCCCTTCTTTGCCCTGGATTCCGCCCCCTACCACGACGAGGGGGAGTTACCCTTCGCGGGCCCTCACAACTAAAATAAGTGAGTCGACATTACCCACCTTTCCAGGAAGCCGGGACGAAGGCCTTCATTGCGATGAAGCTTCCGGCCTACCCAACCGATCCCACTAACGAGGAAAGAGTCCCCTTCTCTTCGCGAAGGTCCGATTGAAACGGTCATATGCTATCTGGGATCACGCTGCTGATATTCGCTGCCAGTTATGCCATTACACTGGGGCTCGAGATTGCGCGGATATTTGTCAGGGCTCGCTCCCGGGCAGTCCTCTCACTGGGATTCGCGGTGCTGGGCCTGGCGGCTCACACATTCTACTTGGTGGGTGAACAACAAGGTGTCATCCAATCGGGACCCATCTCATCATGGCATCAGTGGTGCCTGATGGCGGCCTGGGTCCTGGTTTCGCTCTACGTGATTGCCGCGTTCTCTCAACCAGGTACGTCCCTCGGCCTGTTCTTGTTGCCGTTGGTACTGCTGCTGGTTGGCGTCGCCTATCTAATGGACCGGGTCGCCCCCTTTTCGACGACCACTTCCGCGGAAACCTGGGGAGTCATTCACGGCACAGCCCTGCTCGCGGGGACGGTGATCGTGATGCTGGGCTTTGTCACCGGCATCATGTACCTGATCCAGTCGTATCGGCTGAAGCACAAGATGCTGTCGACCGAAGGTTTCAAGTTGCCGAGCCTCGAATGGCTGGAAATGACCAACCGCCGGGCCCTCGTGATCTCGACCTGTTTACTGGCTGGGGGGCTCTTCGCAGGCATTCTGTTGAAACTGAATCACAATAGTTTTCCGTGGACCGATCCGGTGATCTGGAGTTCCGCGATCCTGTTTTTGTGGCTGGTCGCCGCCATGATCTTCGAGCTGGTTTATCGTCCGGCTCGTCGAGGACAGAAGGTGGCTTACCTGACGATGGCGAACTTCATGTTCCTGGCCTTGGTGCTGGGTCTGATTTTGTTCGGCCCTTCGCAGCATGCCCGCAACAGCGAAACGACGACCGAAAAAGACGACACCTCTCAGGTATCGCAGGGAGTCGACTCACCAAGGAGCCTCATCCGATGAAGCTCCACATGATTGGCTGCAGTCACCACAACGCGAATGTCGAAGTTCGCGAGCGTCTGGCATTTACGCCAGAGCAAGCTCGCAAAGCGATGCTGATGTTGCGGGAACACTTCCCCGACACGGAATCGGTGATTCTGTCGACCTGTAACCGGACGGAGTTGTATACCGCTTCGGTCGATCCGACGCGGTTTCCATCGCATCACGAGATGGTCGATTTCCTGGCTCAGTTTCATCAGCTTGAGTCGGAAGATATCTTCGACAACGTCCTGGAGCGAACCGGTGAAGATGTCGTGCGGCACCTGTTTACCGTCGCGGCCAGCTTGGACAGCATGGTGGTCGGAGAAGCTCAGATCCTGTCGCAGGTCAAACAGGCCTACGAGATGGCGACCGATGCTGATTGTGCCGGAACGCTGACCCACAGCATCTTTCAGGCCGCCATCCACGTCGCCAAACGGGTCCACAACGAGACCAACATCCATCAGAAACGGGTCAGCATTCCGAGCGTCGCCGTGGGTGAGTTCGCGTCGAGCATCTTCGACCGATTCGACGACAAGAAGGTGCTGATCATCGGTGCTGGCGAGATGGGGGAGGAAACGCTGAATTATCTTCGCGACATGGGCGTTCGCGACTTCAGCGTGGTGAATCGAAACCTGGAACGGGGTCAGAAGCTGGCCGAAGCCTTCAACGCCGAAGCGTTTCCATGGACCGAACTGGTCCGGCAACTCGTGCGGGCCGATGTCGTCATCAGCACGACCGGAGCCACCGAGCCGATCATGACCTACGATCAGTTCCTGGAAGTCGAAACCAAGCGGTACCAAAAGGCCATGTTCATTTTGGACCTGGCGATTCCCCGCGACTTCGATCCGAAGATCGGGACCTGCGTCGGGGTCTATCTTTTCTCGATCGACGATCTGCAGAAGGCATGCGAGAAGAATCGCAAGGCACGCGAACTGGAATGGCCCAAGGCCGAAAAGATTGTCGAAGTCGAGACCTCAAAGTTCATGGCGGATTTACACCACCGTGCGACCGGGCCGACTATCAAGCGGCTGAAGCAAGCCGCTGACGAGATCAAGCAAGACGAACTTCGTCGTCTGATGAACAAGATGGCCGATCTCGACCCAAAGCTCCAGAACGAGATTCAACGCTCGTTCGATCGATTGGTCAATAAACTGCTGCACCCGCCGCTCGAATCGCTTCGCGACGATATGGAAAGCGCCGCCCCAGGCGGCTTGCTGGATGCGTTAAAGCGTCTGTTCCGCCTCTACGACTAAGCCGATTAAAGGTAGACGCGGCGGTTGTAGATGTACCATTCGATCAGCAGCACGATTAGCGCGAGCACTACCAGCCACTTCCAATACTCTTGCCGCATTGGCAGCCAGGTCTCTTGCCCTTGGATCGTTTCCCACTGGGTTTCGATTTCGAGCTTCGGCTGAATTTCGCTCTCTTCGGCGTCGAAGATGTTCACCGAGAAGTATCGCGAGACTTCGTCGGAATTCCCTTCGCGAACTTCGTAGGTGCCAAGTTGATCGGTCTCACCGAAGCTGAATAGGTTGTCGGCCGTTGGCACGATCGTTCGCACGCGGCCAGAGGGTGGGCGAATGTGAACTTCCGATGCGAAGCCACTGGAACGGAACGTGTAGTTCTCGCCTGGACGGATACTCATCTCGCCTTGGCCGCTACGGACTCCGCCGAGGTACTCGACCAGATTCTTGATGAAGACCGGGAAGCTAAGCCGTTTGGTCCACTCGGTATTGAAGAAGGTTTTGTCCTCTTCGGTGACTAGAAAGCTAAAACCGAGGACCGCGTCTTCGAAGCTTTTGCGAGGTGCGATCGTCATGAGGGCTCCCTGATCCGATTCGATCAGCACGGTCGCCCCTGGCGGGGCTTCGATCGGGTTTGCCTTGTAGATCGAAACATTTCCCAGGTTCACAAAGTTCATCACCGGATGACTCTGGGCGACGTCGATGACCTGCGGCAAGACCTGCTCTTCTTTGAAGACCCATTCGTCGACCGGAGGCTTACCGCCGAAGAAGACGGTATTCGCTTCCGGCATCACCTCTGGTGTGCAGTTATCGTAGACAATCAGGTCGAACCGACCACTGGCCGCCTCTTTTGGATAGTCCTCTCCTTGGAGGTATTCCGGCGAAACAATCTTCACGTCGGCGATCCGGCGAATTTCTCCGGTGGCCAGCGCAAATCGCAGGTAATCGTTTCCTTCCGAGACGATCAGCACCTGGGCTCGTTCCGGCGGGTTGATCGCGGCGTAGGCAATGTTGTCGGCTGGAAAGACATCGTCGTGTTCGATCTCTAAACGTAGCTGTCCGACATCGAGGCTTCCCAAATCGAACTGGGCCCCGCCGGTGCCATCGTCGGGATCGAGTGCGATGCGGGCAACGTCGAGCAGTTCGTTGTTGAAGTACAAGTTCGCGGTGACTTCGCTCGGCTCGGCCCCAAAGCGAGCGATCCGGCAGAAGACTTGCAATTGATCGTCTTTGTCCGGGTTACGCTGCGTGCTGAAGGCCAAAATGCCAACGTTGCTCGAGGTATCGGTTCCCAGCGGAATATAGACCGGCTGCAAATTGCCGAACGAGAAGTCGGTGATTGTCTGGAAGCGTCCGTCACTCAAGATGTACGCGGTTGCTGGTTTCGCCTCGGCAACCTGGATGTCCCCTTCTTCAAACGAAGACTGGCCAGGATTGGCAAGGCCGGAAGCGACCCGCAGTGCTTCGAGAATATCGGTTGTTCGCTCGGTCGCTTCGATCGAACGAACCTTGCTCGCCAGCACGCGCTGGTTGTCGGTAAATTGCTGAACGACGTTGGCCCGATCCGAAAACGTGACGACCATGCCGACGTCACCGCTGTCCATCTGGTCGATCATCTCCAATACTCTGGCCTTAGCTTCGTCCAGCCGCGACTGATCCCCCTCGGCGTCTTTGCTACCCATGCTGGCCGAGTTATCGATCAGAAAAACAAAGCGATCGCCAACCAGCTTCTGATCCCCTTCCATCCCGGGGCGAAGGACGGCCAGGATCAACAGCAGCACGAACAACAGCTGTAGAAGCAGCAGCAAACTTTGCCGCATCTTCTGCCACAAGCTGTTCACGTGCAGATCTTCAATCGTCCGGCTCCAAAGGAACGTGCTCGGCACTTCCAGCGGCTGACGTCGAAGCTTCAGGAAATAGAGGGCAATGATCGCCGGAGGCACCAACGCCAACAGTGTCCAGCCCAGCGGCCCCAAGGTATTGATAAACAAGCTGGTCATCGCAAGAGCCCTCGCTGCCGCATGTAATTGGAAACGAGGTGGCTTACCGGGATCTCGGTATTCGCCAGCATATAGGCCATACCACGCTTCGAGCAGAAGGTTCGTGCACCATCGACAAACGCATCAAGCGTTCGCTTGTAGCGGTCCAATAGTGGACGGCTGACTGTGATTTCGGCGATGTCGCCATCTTCGCAGTCGACCAGTTTCAAGTCGCCTTTAATCTGCTCGGCAGGATTCAACTCGACCGGGGCCAACGTTTGAATCACATAGACATCGATTTGCTGCGTCGACAGAAAACGCAGCGCGGGCTCGAAGCCTGCTTTGTCCATCAGGTCAGTTACCAGCACCAGGATACCTTTGCCTTGGTTTCGCAGACAGAAGTTCTTCGCACCTTCCAGCAGCGAAACGTTCTCGCCCGGTTCGATCCCATTCAGGTAGTCAAGCATTCGCCACACGCTCTGACGGCCTCGCAAAATCGGGCCTGGCTTGCGCAGCGATGTTCCCAAGGTTTCAATCCGCACCCGGTCGGTCCGGCACAAACCGACGAAACCGAGCGCTGCCGCCAACTGTTTGGCGTACGTCAGCTTGCTGGGCGTGCCGAATTCCATCGAAGTACTGGCATCGATCAGCGTATAGAAGTGCAGATCTTCCTCTTCCAGAAACATCTTGAGGAACATGCGATCGAGTCGGGCATACATGTTCCAGTCGATGAAGCGGAGATCGTCCCCGGCGACGTAAGGACGAAAGTCGGCGAACTCGACGCTGGTCCCTTTGCGTTTGCTCCGACGTTCCCCTTTCATTCGGCCACGAAAGATCTTCCGGCTGACCAGCTCCATGCGTTCGAGCTGTGTCAACAGTTCGGGAGAAAGGAGATCGGAAACGATGTTTGTTTTCGCCATCGACGCTTCTTACCTGACAAAGATTCAATCGGTGGGGAAACGTCTAGTTGGCCGGTGACGCGAGCACGGCGTCGTCCGCCTTTTCAGGCACCTTCTCCAGCAGCTCCAGCAGCACGTGATCGGTATCGAGTCCTTCGGCTTGGGCCTCGAAGTTCAAGACCACACGGTGACGCATCGCCGGCAGAAACACGCGGCGGACGTCTTCGTAGCTGACGTTGTAGCGGCCATCGAGCAGGGCTCGAACCTTGGCGGTCAGTGCCAACGTCTGGGCACCACGCGGGCTGGAACCCCAACGCAGATATTGATTGGTAATGGGCAGTGCGAGCGGACCTTCGGGATGGGTCGCCAATGTCAGTCGGACGATATAGTCCTGAACGTGCTTCGCCAGAATCACTTCGCGAATGACCTGCTGCCACTTCAAGATCTCGGAACCATCCATCACCTTCTCGGCTTCGACCTTGGTACCCTTGGTGGTGCGATCGATGATCGTTCCCAACTCGGAAGCGGTCGAATACCCGACGACCAGCTTGAACAAAAAGCGGTCGAGCTGTGCTTCCGGCAGCGGGTAGGTACCCTCTTGTTCAATCGGGTTTTGCGTCGCCAGAACGAAGAACGGCTTGTCGAGCACGTAACGATGGCCACCCACCGTCACGCATCCTTCCTGCATCGTTTCGAGCATGGCGGACTGCGTCTTGGGCGTGGCACGATTGATTTCGTCCGCCAGGCAGATCTGCGTGAAGATCGGTCCCTTCTGGAACTCGAACACGCGTTTGCCTTCCGGGGTTTCCATCACCATGTTGGTGCCCAGGATGTCGGCCGGCATCAAGTCAGGCGTGTACTGAATGCGGTTGAAGTTGAGATCGAGGGCCTGGGAAAGGGTCCGAATCAGCAACGTCTTACCAAGACCAGGCACCCCTTCCAACAAGCAGTGACCGCCAACGAACAAGCAAGTGAGCACTCCATGGACGATATCGTCGTGACCAACGATCACCTTTTGGATTTGGTCTTTAACGGCGTGATAACGACTACGAAATTCGTCGGCTTGCTGCTGCATCGATTCAGCGACACTCATGCGATTTCCTTGCTGCGACTTTTTCTCGGGTGTGATTCGGGTAGTGATCTCTCAAGGAGCTGGCAGCGAGCTGCGTCCTAGTCCATCGTAATTCAAAAATCAGATTCGTTGTCGAGTCTGGCGACTACGTTCCTTCATTTTCATCGCCACTGCCACCGGTTCGCTTGCGAGCCTGCTTCTTGGCCTTCAACAATCGGGAGGTGTACGAATCTTCTTCGGGTGTTTCGCTCATCGACTGGGCCTTCTTGGGGGGCCCTTGGCTGGTTGGCGTTTTGGCGGCAAGTTCTTCGTCGACCGCGGAAGGCCCATTGGTCTGGTCGAGCCCCACTTCAAACCGCGACGTCGCCTTGCGGTCGTCGTAGTCGGCGGTGGCTCGCTCTTTGATCATCCGGAGCCGTTCCATCCGGTCTTCTTCCCCTTCCGTTTCCGGGGCACCGAAAATCTTGGCATGCATCCATCGATACGAATGTCCAACCCATTCGGTTCCGATCGTGACGCGGCGGACGAATACATCCTCGAAGAAAACCAGTCCGCACAAAACCAGCAAAATGGGCCATATATGCTGACTGCTGATCGCCTTAGGAAGGGTATGCCGAAACGTATCGACGGCAAGTAGTTCTTCGACGCGGCCAATCGCGAAATCGCCATCAATCACCGTACCTGCCTCGCCGCCAGTTGGTGTCAGCGATGCCAGTCCTTCGACCAAGGCCGAGTTCAGCCGTTGCTGACGAAACTCCGCCGAATAGGGGACATTCGCCCCGGTACGAATCGGTGCTCCGCCGGTACTGGGTAAGATCGACAAAAAGTAACTTCCCGAACTGTCCGCAGGAAACTCTCCGACATAACGCCCTGAGGCAACCTGTTCGAGCTGGAAGTCTTTCGATTCCATCTCCGGATCGATCGCGGTTCCAGAGAACTTCAGGAAGTTCAAATATTGATCGTCTTCGTCGGTCGCGGTAACCACCACGCGAACCATGCCATCCTTCACTTCACTGGCGACGGTGTAGTTACTTTGGCTGTCGGTCGGACGCATCGAGTAGCGGACCAATTGGGTGAAGAACTTGTCGTACCCTTCCCAGGCGGTCCACTTGTTCGCCCAGCGTTTGCCGGCGTCGGTGGTCAGCACGCCGGTGCGGCCGACCCCATAGGTCCATGTTGCCAGCAGCGTCGCGTTCTCGGGATGCTCTGGTGGAACCGGGGCCACCATTCCAACATCGACCAGGGCATTCTCTTTGAGCGTCGTCATGACGTAGCCATCGAACGACGGAAACCCGTCGATCCCTTCCAGCACTTCATGCGGGTAGGTAATCGGCAGCATGCCAGGGCTGTCTTTGATCAGCGGCTGAGCAATGCGCCGGGCCTCTCGCTGATAGATACGTGGCAACGCTTTCGGATCGGTCACCGCATAGTATTTCCCACCGGTCTGAGCCGCCAATTGCCGCAGCGGCGTACTGCCGGCCGGGCCATGGGTACCGATGGCCACCGTCGTAATTTTGACGCCGGACTGGATGAAGGCTCGGACGGTCTGTGG comes from the Bremerella sp. JC817 genome and includes:
- a CDS encoding dihydroorotase; translated protein: MKTLIKNATVILPDGPQKTSVLIDGAQIAEIDPAESVKVDETVYAYGMTLMPGVIDAHVHMRDPGLTSKEDLRSGSRACAKGGITTFLEMPNTNPATVSQKLLEEKLTLAANKSIVNYGFFVGATLHNIDELKKATRTPGIKIYMGSSTGDMALTDPGLLEAIFAETKLPIAVHAEDESIIEKMKLECAGTRNVIDHTRIRSVEAEVASVKKACALAREYKHRLHICHVSSGASVDIFEDHGDVITAEVSPHHLFLNVDDYLNMGTLVQMNPSLKTKEDNEALFQALLDDKIQIVATDHAPHTWEEKCAKYPDSPSGVPGVDTALPLMLDMVAKDKCTLEDVVHWMCEGPALVWDIMEKGRIEVGYDADLVLVDMNKTQVIRGPHMETKCGWTPFEGREVTGWPVRTWVCGKEVYRDGKFDESRMGVEAMFDHSRGGYWEGVED
- the ccsA gene encoding cytochrome c biogenesis protein CcsA → MLSGITLLIFAASYAITLGLEIARIFVRARSRAVLSLGFAVLGLAAHTFYLVGEQQGVIQSGPISSWHQWCLMAAWVLVSLYVIAAFSQPGTSLGLFLLPLVLLLVGVAYLMDRVAPFSTTTSAETWGVIHGTALLAGTVIVMLGFVTGIMYLIQSYRLKHKMLSTEGFKLPSLEWLEMTNRRALVISTCLLAGGLFAGILLKLNHNSFPWTDPVIWSSAILFLWLVAAMIFELVYRPARRGQKVAYLTMANFMFLALVLGLILFGPSQHARNSETTTEKDDTSQVSQGVDSPRSLIR
- the hemA gene encoding glutamyl-tRNA reductase yields the protein MKLHMIGCSHHNANVEVRERLAFTPEQARKAMLMLREHFPDTESVILSTCNRTELYTASVDPTRFPSHHEMVDFLAQFHQLESEDIFDNVLERTGEDVVRHLFTVAASLDSMVVGEAQILSQVKQAYEMATDADCAGTLTHSIFQAAIHVAKRVHNETNIHQKRVSIPSVAVGEFASSIFDRFDDKKVLIIGAGEMGEETLNYLRDMGVRDFSVVNRNLERGQKLAEAFNAEAFPWTELVRQLVRADVVISTTGATEPIMTYDQFLEVETKRYQKAMFILDLAIPRDFDPKIGTCVGVYLFSIDDLQKACEKNRKARELEWPKAEKIVEVETSKFMADLHHRATGPTIKRLKQAADEIKQDELRRLMNKMADLDPKLQNEIQRSFDRLVNKLLHPPLESLRDDMESAAPGGLLDALKRLFRLYD
- a CDS encoding BatA and WFA domain-containing protein, with the protein product MTSLFINTLGPLGWTLLALVPPAIIALYFLKLRRQPLEVPSTFLWSRTIEDLHVNSLWQKMRQSLLLLLQLLFVLLLILAVLRPGMEGDQKLVGDRFVFLIDNSASMGSKDAEGDQSRLDEAKARVLEMIDQMDSGDVGMVVTFSDRANVVQQFTDNQRVLASKVRSIEATERTTDILEALRVASGLANPGQSSFEEGDIQVAEAKPATAYILSDGRFQTITDFSFGNLQPVYIPLGTDTSSNVGILAFSTQRNPDKDDQLQVFCRIARFGAEPSEVTANLYFNNELLDVARIALDPDDGTGGAQFDLGSLDVGQLRLEIEHDDVFPADNIAYAAINPPERAQVLIVSEGNDYLRFALATGEIRRIADVKIVSPEYLQGEDYPKEAASGRFDLIVYDNCTPEVMPEANTVFFGGKPPVDEWVFKEEQVLPQVIDVAQSHPVMNFVNLGNVSIYKANPIEAPPGATVLIESDQGALMTIAPRKSFEDAVLGFSFLVTEEDKTFFNTEWTKRLSFPVFIKNLVEYLGGVRSGQGEMSIRPGENYTFRSSGFASEVHIRPPSGRVRTIVPTADNLFSFGETDQLGTYEVREGNSDEVSRYFSVNIFDAEESEIQPKLEIETQWETIQGQETWLPMRQEYWKWLVVLALIVLLIEWYIYNRRVYL
- a CDS encoding DUF58 domain-containing protein — encoded protein: MAKTNIVSDLLSPELLTQLERMELVSRKIFRGRMKGERRSKRKGTSVEFADFRPYVAGDDLRFIDWNMYARLDRMFLKMFLEEEDLHFYTLIDASTSMEFGTPSKLTYAKQLAAALGFVGLCRTDRVRIETLGTSLRKPGPILRGRQSVWRMLDYLNGIEPGENVSLLEGAKNFCLRNQGKGILVLVTDLMDKAGFEPALRFLSTQQIDVYVIQTLAPVELNPAEQIKGDLKLVDCEDGDIAEITVSRPLLDRYKRTLDAFVDGARTFCSKRGMAYMLANTEIPVSHLVSNYMRQRGLLR
- a CDS encoding MoxR family ATPase; translated protein: MSVAESMQQQADEFRSRYHAVKDQIQKVIVGHDDIVHGVLTCLFVGGHCLLEGVPGLGKTLLIRTLSQALDLNFNRIQYTPDLMPADILGTNMVMETPEGKRVFEFQKGPIFTQICLADEINRATPKTQSAMLETMQEGCVTVGGHRYVLDKPFFVLATQNPIEQEGTYPLPEAQLDRFLFKLVVGYSTASELGTIIDRTTKGTKVEAEKVMDGSEILKWQQVIREVILAKHVQDYIVRLTLATHPEGPLALPITNQYLRWGSSPRGAQTLALTAKVRALLDGRYNVSYEDVRRVFLPAMRHRVVLNFEAQAEGLDTDHVLLELLEKVPEKADDAVLASPAN